Genomic segment of Deinococcus planocerae:
GTACCGGGTGAACGCGGCGGGGCGGATGGAGAAAAGAGGGGGCTCGGGTTGGAGCCCGCACCTCGACAAGTTCAACGGCGTGATCTTCGGCGAGAAGGGCATCGGCGCTCTCGAGGGCCCCGAGCGCAACGGCACGCTGGCCCCGCCTGCCATCGCGCCCTTTTCCCAACTCACGGTGGCCGCCGAGAACGACATCAGCATCGCGGGCGACCTCACGCTCTCCAGCCAGCCCTGCATGCCCACCGACGCCCCCTGCAAGGCGGCCAAGCCCGACAGCCCCGACAACGTGCTGGGCATCTACTCCCAGTCGGGAGACGTGGTGATCGCCAAGGAGGCGCCCAACAACCTCAACATCCACGCCATGCTGATGTCAAGCAAAGGGGAAGTCCGGGTCGACGGCTACGACTTCGGGGCTCAGCGTGGCGACGTGAATCTGATCGGCGGTCTGGTGGAAAACTGGTACGGGGCCTTCGGCACCTTCGGGAATACCGACACCGGGTATGGCCGCAAGTTCTCCCACGACCGCCGCTTCGAGGACCCGGGGTTCACTCCACCCTTTTTCGCGCAGTCGCCGGTCTGGATTCCGACTGACGCGGGCAGCGCGCTCGGACTCGACAACCTCGTGGTGAACCAGGGTGACAAGAGTGACCTCAAGGACCTGCGCTGATGTCCAGGAGGCTGCGACGCTCGGGGTTCACTTTGATCGAACTGCTCGTCGTCCTGGTCATTCTCGGCGTGCTGATGGGGCTGTTCGGCATGGGCTACTTGCGCAGCGTCCGGGCGGGCGAGGTGAGGCAGGGGGCCGCGCAACTGGCCGCCGACCTGCGAGCCGCGCGGTCCAGCGCCCAGCGGCAAAGCCAGAGCGCTTCTTTCTCCTGGGCAGACGGGATGACGAACCTCAGCACCTACACCCTGAGTCTGCCCTCAGGCACTAGCGTGCGGTCTTTGCCCAACCGGGTGACCTTCCGCTGTGTGTCGGGTGGGGGCTGCCCGGCGGCCTCCTCCGGGGTCCGGACCCTGACCTACCTGGCCCCCTACGGAGAGATGACGAGCACGATCAACGGCATGCGGCTCCTGGTGGAGAGCACCGTTCCCAATATCCCCGCTCTGGAGGTTCGCGTGGTAGGGGTCACCGGACGCGTGATGATCACGGCGGTGAGCCCGTGAAGCGCCCGACAATGCATTCCCTGGAGGACCCGACCTTGACGATGACCCCAACCTCTTCCTCCCTGCGGCAGGTCCAGGGCTTTACCCTGGTCGAGTTGCTCGTCGCCATCGCCTTGCTGGGCATGTTGCTCGCCGTGATCATTCCGGGCATCACTGCCCTGCTCGGCATCAACCGTACGGGCGAGCGGGACCTCACGGCCACCACCCAGGCCCAACGGGTGCTGGAAGAGGTCAAGGGGGCCTGGCAGGTGCAGGACAACTACGACCGCAACTGCGCGCCGGGCCTGGTGTTGCCCAGCGGAGTCACCCTGCAAAGCCGCTCGCTCGACTCGCGGGCCCGGAATCCGGGCACCCTGGGCAGCGTCTCCGTGGGCGCGTCCTGCCCGGTGAGCACGGGGACGGCGCCCGTCATGCGCCGCGTGACGGTGACTGCCGGCACCGGCACCCAGGCGACCACCCTCACGCTCGACGTTCTGAGGCCCCAGTGAGGGGCCGGACGAACGGCGTGGCCGAGGGTGGATTCACCCTGGTCGAGATGCTCGTCGTGACGGCCATCCTCGGCGTCGTGCTGCTGGCCTTGAGCAACACCTTCGTCAGCGGCTCCCAGACGACGACCCTCGCGGCGGGCCGCGCTGAGTTGCAGCAGGAGACGGTCAACGCCGGGCAGCTCATCGCGTCGCGCGTGAAGGAGGCGTGGTATGTCTTCCCACCCGCGCAGACCTTGGCGCTGGGGGGCGGCGAGCTGCGGCGCAACCCCCTCGCCTCGACCGCGAGCGGGAACTGGACGGTCGGGACCCACCCGATCCTGGCGATGGTCATGCCGCCCCGTGCGACGCCCAGCGCAACGAATGTCTGTTCTGCCGCTACGCCTGATTTCTGCTACCGCTTCTACGCCTATTACCCCGTCAAGCGTTCGGTCTGGGTCGCGGGTTCGAGCGGAGCCTCCAACCCGGGCAGCGACGCAGCCAACGACGCCTCCGTGTGGGTTCTCGCCGAGTACCGCGACTACTACTACGAGAGCAACCCGCCCACCACCCCGCCCAGCAGCCTCACGCTGCCGCCCACCCCCGGCAGCGACGCCAACTTGCTCTCGGACTACATCGCCCCGACCACCAACGTGGGAATCGGCCTCAACTACAAGATGTTCGATTATGTCCTGAATTCGGCGGGCGCGGTCATTGCCGTCAAACTCAACCTCGCCACCCAGCGGCAGATCAACGGCAGAGTCGTTCGCCTGCCCGACGCGACAGGTGCCTACGCGCTGAGCATCTACCCACAGAACCTCGGGCGCACCCCCGCCTTCTGACGCCCACACCTCAACGAAGCCAGAAACCGGGCGCGTGCAGGGGCAGGTAGACTGCCCCCATGCTCGTCACCTCCCGGGTGCAAGACCTCCTCGCGCGTGAGCGGGCGCTTCTCGCCGACCTTCAGGCCTTCCTGGAGACGCAGGGCGCTCCCCCCGAGGCGGTCGAGTACGCGCGTGGTGCGGTCCGGTCGCTCGACGAGACCTTCCTCCTCGTTGTGGTGGGCGAGTTCAACGCGGGCAAGAGCTCTTTCGTGAACGCCCTCCTCGGCGCGGACGTGTTGCCCGAGGGCGTCACGCCGACCACCGACCGCATCTACGTTCTCGTCCACGGCGAGCGGCCCGGCGAGCCCGAGCCCACCCGCGACCCCTTCGTGAGCCGCCTGACCTACCCCCTCCCCAGCCTGGAGGGGGTGGCCCTGGTGGACACGCCCGGCACGAACGCGATCATCCGTCAGCATCAGGCGCTGACGGAGGGCTTCTTGCCGCGCGCCGACCTCGTGCTCTTCCTGACCTCGGCGGACCGCCCCTTCACCGAGTCCGAGCGGCAGTTTCTCAGCCTCGCCGCCCGCTGGGGCCGCAGCGTCGTCATGGTGGTGAACAAGGCGGACCTGCTGGAGACGGGGGAGGGGCGCGAGCAGGTCCGCGAGTTCGTGGAGAAGGGCGCGCGGGGGGTGCTGGGCCTCACGCCCCCCGTCTTCTTGGTCAGCGCGCGGGGGGAGCGGCGAGGCGGCGATCCCGGCTTCGCCGCGCTCAGGGAGGCGCTCACCACCCGGCTCTCGGAGACCGAGCGCACCCGCCTCAAGCTGCAAAGCCCGCTGGGCACCGCCGCCGAGATCCTGAGCGGCGAGGAGGTCCGCGCCGAGGCTGCCCGCCGCACCCTGGTCGAGGACCTGGGCATCCTGCGTGACCTCGAAGCCCAGCGCGAGCGCCACCGGGGGACGATGCTGGGCGAACTCGACGGTCAGCTCAACCGCCTGGGCCGCCTGCTCGGCGAGTTCGAGGTCCGGGCCGACCGCTTCATCGACGCGCGGCTGCGCTTTTCCAACCTGCGCGGGCTGATCAACGGGCGAGCGTTGGAGGAGGACTTCCGGCGCGAGGCGGTGGCCGAGTTGCCGGACGCCATCGACCGGCAGTTCGGCACCATGATCGACCGTTTCGTAGAGGCGAACTTGCACTTCTGGGAGGACGTGCAGGCCTTCTTGATCCGCCGCCAGCCCAGCAGCGAGGTGGCCCGCACCCGCTTCTCCTACGACCGGGGCGCCCTGCTGGAGGGGATCGCCGGGAGTGCCCGCCAGCACCTGGAGACGACGACCGAGCACGAGCTCGCCCGCCAGCTCTCCCGCGACGCGGAGGACGCCCTCAAGGGGGCGGTGGGGGGCCTCGCCGGGGGCATCGGCATCGGGGCGGGGCTGGGCGCGCTCGTCGGGGCGACGGCGGTCGACTTCACCGGGGGCATCCTCGCGGGGCTCACGCTGGGCAGCCTGGGCCTGTTCGTGCTGCCCAACAAGCGGCTCCAGGCCCACCGCGGGCTGCGCCAGAAGGTCGCCGAGCTGCGCGCGGCCCTGGAGCGCATCGTCCGCCGCGAGTACGAGCGCGAGCAGGAGCGCGCCGACGCCCGGCTGCGCGACGCGATCAGCCCCTACACGCGCTTCACCGAGCAGGAGCAGGCCCGGCTCGCGGGGGCGGCCACGCGGGCGGCGGAGTTGCGCGCCAGGCTCGGCGCCCTCCAGGAGGAAGTCAAGGCGCTGGGGTAGGGGCGGCCCAGGTTTGACAAGCGCGGGCGCATGGTCTACCCTTGTCCGGGCGGTATTTTTGCCGCTTTGGTCCGCCAGTGTAGCTCAGCGGTAGAGCAACTGATTCGTAATCAGTAGGTCGTCGGTTCAAATCCGACCCCTGGCTCCAGCACCCGAAAGCCCCGCTCCAAGAGCGGGTTTTTCTTTTCCTCCGTTGCCGCTCAAGGGCTGAAATAGGCGCCAGTGTCCTACAGATTGTCCCGGTGTCCGGCTGACTTTCTGAGGAACCCTGACCGCCTCCCCAGCCCGGAAAGGCACCATGCGCGGACTGAGAAAGAAAGCCCCCGACTGGCCGGAAGTGTTTGACCTGTTCCTCGCTGACCGCGCCCCCACATGCCGCCCCCGCACTCTGGCCTTCTACCGTCAGACCTGGGGCTACTGGGCCAAGTTCAGCGGGGGAGACGCACCCTCCCGGGAACTCTGCCAAGCCTTCCTCCTCCACCTGGGCAAGACCTACAACCCTAACGGCGCCCTGTCCGTGTGGCGTGGCGTCCGGGCTGTCCTGAACTTCGCCCACAAGGAAGGACACAGCCCGTTCGACCCCGCCGCCGTCACGCCCCCGCGGGAACGCAAAGGCCAGAAGGAACCCCTCACTGCGGCAGAGTGCCGCGCCGTGCTCGCTGCCTGTCTCAACCCCCGTGACAAGGCCCTCGTCAGTCTGCTCCTCGACACCGGGCTACGTGCTCAGGAAGTGTGCAGCGTGCGAGCGGAAGACCTCAACTGGGAACAGCGGGAGGTCTACGTCTGGAACGGCAAGGGCGGGAAGCCCCGCACTGTCCCTTTCAGCGCCACCACCGCGAAGGCCCTGAAACGCTGGGCACA
This window contains:
- a CDS encoding PilW family protein; the protein is MRGRTNGVAEGGFTLVEMLVVTAILGVVLLALSNTFVSGSQTTTLAAGRAELQQETVNAGQLIASRVKEAWYVFPPAQTLALGGGELRRNPLASTASGNWTVGTHPILAMVMPPRATPSATNVCSAATPDFCYRFYAYYPVKRSVWVAGSSGASNPGSDAANDASVWVLAEYRDYYYESNPPTTPPSSLTLPPTPGSDANLLSDYIAPTTNVGIGLNYKMFDYVLNSAGAVIAVKLNLATQRQINGRVVRLPDATGAYALSIYPQNLGRTPAF
- a CDS encoding prepilin-type N-terminal cleavage/methylation domain-containing protein — its product is MSRRLRRSGFTLIELLVVLVILGVLMGLFGMGYLRSVRAGEVRQGAAQLAADLRAARSSAQRQSQSASFSWADGMTNLSTYTLSLPSGTSVRSLPNRVTFRCVSGGGCPAASSGVRTLTYLAPYGEMTSTINGMRLLVESTVPNIPALEVRVVGVTGRVMITAVSP
- a CDS encoding type II secretion system protein → MTPTSSSLRQVQGFTLVELLVAIALLGMLLAVIIPGITALLGINRTGERDLTATTQAQRVLEEVKGAWQVQDNYDRNCAPGLVLPSGVTLQSRSLDSRARNPGTLGSVSVGASCPVSTGTAPVMRRVTVTAGTGTQATTLTLDVLRPQ
- a CDS encoding dynamin family protein, with the protein product MLVTSRVQDLLARERALLADLQAFLETQGAPPEAVEYARGAVRSLDETFLLVVVGEFNAGKSSFVNALLGADVLPEGVTPTTDRIYVLVHGERPGEPEPTRDPFVSRLTYPLPSLEGVALVDTPGTNAIIRQHQALTEGFLPRADLVLFLTSADRPFTESERQFLSLAARWGRSVVMVVNKADLLETGEGREQVREFVEKGARGVLGLTPPVFLVSARGERRGGDPGFAALREALTTRLSETERTRLKLQSPLGTAAEILSGEEVRAEAARRTLVEDLGILRDLEAQRERHRGTMLGELDGQLNRLGRLLGEFEVRADRFIDARLRFSNLRGLINGRALEEDFRREAVAELPDAIDRQFGTMIDRFVEANLHFWEDVQAFLIRRQPSSEVARTRFSYDRGALLEGIAGSARQHLETTTEHELARQLSRDAEDALKGAVGGLAGGIGIGAGLGALVGATAVDFTGGILAGLTLGSLGLFVLPNKRLQAHRGLRQKVAELRAALERIVRREYEREQERADARLRDAISPYTRFTEQEQARLAGAATRAAELRARLGALQEEVKALG
- a CDS encoding tyrosine-type recombinase/integrase — protein: MRGLRKKAPDWPEVFDLFLADRAPTCRPRTLAFYRQTWGYWAKFSGGDAPSRELCQAFLLHLGKTYNPNGALSVWRGVRAVLNFAHKEGHSPFDPAAVTPPRERKGQKEPLTAAECRAVLAACLNPRDKALVSLLLDTGLRAQEVCSVRAEDLNWEQREVYVWNGKGGKPRTVPFSATTAKALKRWAQVREPESPWFFHNVDNSYGTQLHPVYLTRCLSRIGQRAGVTPLGPHRLRHTFGRLYVAGGGDSAHLQRLMGHETLSMTQNLHLNR